A genome region from Cohaesibacter gelatinilyticus includes the following:
- a CDS encoding RrF2 family transcriptional regulator, with translation MRLNQASDFALRLVMQCAMQPDVIHRIDQVVQQQGFSKGHVMKLVNQLARAGIFETVRGRGGGFRLGRFAKDISVGDVVRAVEADFAVVECLRTGSAETKNCCFLPACRLKPLMNKASSAFLSVLDGMTIEAAIADLPVPEALTMSFD, from the coding sequence ATGCGTCTTAATCAGGCAAGCGATTTTGCCCTTCGTCTCGTTATGCAATGCGCCATGCAACCCGATGTGATTCATCGGATTGATCAAGTTGTCCAACAACAGGGATTTTCCAAGGGTCATGTCATGAAACTGGTCAATCAGTTGGCGCGAGCAGGTATTTTTGAAACCGTCAGGGGGCGGGGTGGTGGCTTTCGGTTGGGGCGCTTTGCCAAAGATATCTCCGTCGGAGATGTCGTGCGAGCAGTGGAAGCTGATTTTGCTGTTGTGGAATGTTTGCGGACTGGTTCAGCGGAAACCAAGAATTGCTGCTTTCTTCCTGCTTGCAGGCTGAAGCCATTGATGAACAAAGCCTCCAGTGCATTTCTTTCAGTGTTGGATGGGATGACGATTGAAGCTGCAATTGCTGATTTGCCTGTGCCCGAAGCTCTGACCATGTCTTTTGATTGA
- a CDS encoding methyl-accepting chemotaxis protein, whose product MHDLQTLRQQFSKVVVGLLWLNTAFAGLMALTMSGASGWVAVVISTLAAGATTFSLSQSGCSVLTRDISAISLASQVALIVFIFSGHPYQIDWHMYFFAAMAVLAGWCCWRAILVGTAVVAVHHLVLNFVYPMAVFPGGGDFTRVVMHAVILVLQSGTLIWLTSRLSAAIDASTKAVEEANTAKAQATDLLAEQKMVQTEGQERVTRVDQLIEDFQQTVEQSLGQVTTNSDAMEQTAQSLSSMAQHTLEQSNGISASSQEAASSVGVVATAAEELSASIADINSQLHQTKAIVSQTTVSAQNSNEKVSSLDTAAQRIGQVVTLIQDIAEQTNLLALNATIEAARAGDMGKGFAVVAAEVKELANQTSKATEEISSQIGDIQVSTKDAVSAIEKIAETMQQVDEYTTSIATAVEQQGGATQEISQSVQQAANSTDMVHSNIANVTTSVSSTSDSASQVMLASKEVSDEANRLKEQVMKFLTDVKAA is encoded by the coding sequence ATGCACGACTTACAAACACTTAGACAGCAATTTTCCAAGGTTGTTGTAGGCTTGCTATGGCTGAATACCGCATTTGCAGGGCTTATGGCTTTGACTATGTCGGGTGCTTCTGGATGGGTTGCCGTGGTAATTTCCACACTGGCAGCCGGTGCCACAACCTTCTCGCTTAGTCAATCAGGTTGCAGTGTTCTGACCCGCGATATCAGCGCCATTTCATTGGCCTCGCAGGTGGCTTTGATTGTTTTCATTTTTTCCGGTCATCCTTACCAGATTGATTGGCATATGTATTTCTTTGCCGCCATGGCGGTATTGGCCGGTTGGTGTTGCTGGCGTGCCATTCTGGTGGGAACGGCCGTGGTTGCAGTTCATCATCTGGTATTGAACTTTGTTTACCCAATGGCAGTCTTTCCAGGTGGTGGTGATTTCACACGGGTTGTCATGCACGCTGTCATTCTGGTTCTCCAATCCGGCACATTGATCTGGCTGACTTCGCGTCTGTCCGCTGCCATCGATGCTTCCACCAAAGCTGTGGAAGAAGCCAATACGGCCAAAGCTCAGGCAACAGATCTGTTGGCTGAGCAGAAAATGGTCCAGACTGAAGGTCAGGAAAGGGTCACCAGAGTTGATCAGTTGATCGAAGATTTCCAGCAAACTGTCGAACAGTCTTTGGGCCAAGTTACAACCAACAGTGATGCTATGGAACAGACTGCGCAGTCGCTCAGCTCCATGGCGCAACATACTCTGGAGCAATCCAACGGTATTTCAGCCTCTTCACAAGAAGCCGCCAGTTCTGTTGGTGTGGTGGCAACCGCAGCAGAAGAATTGTCAGCGTCGATTGCAGATATCAATAGTCAGCTGCATCAGACCAAGGCCATTGTTTCGCAAACCACCGTTTCAGCTCAGAACAGCAATGAGAAAGTCTCCAGTCTCGATACTGCTGCTCAACGCATCGGGCAGGTCGTAACCCTCATTCAGGATATTGCCGAGCAAACCAATCTTCTGGCTTTGAACGCTACAATTGAAGCTGCACGTGCTGGCGATATGGGTAAGGGATTTGCCGTTGTGGCGGCGGAAGTGAAGGAATTGGCGAACCAGACCTCCAAGGCTACTGAAGAAATTTCCTCCCAGATTGGCGATATTCAGGTTTCCACCAAGGATGCGGTAAGCGCGATTGAGAAAATTGCGGAAACCATGCAGCAGGTGGATGAATATACCACTTCCATTGCCACAGCAGTGGAACAACAAGGTGGTGCAACGCAGGAAATCAGCCAAAGTGTTCAGCAGGCAGCGAACAGTACGGACATGGTGCATTCCAATATCGCAAATGTAACGACTTCAGTTTCTTCTACGTCTGATTCTGCGTCGCAAGTGATGCTGGCCTCAAAGGAAGTCTCTGACGAAGCCAATCGTCTGAAGGAGCAAGTGATGAAGTTTCTTACGGATGTGAAGGCTGCCTAG
- a CDS encoding group III truncated hemoglobin, with protein sequence MTTSDYILNRIPVHPSITEQQISDLVELFYMRVQDDERLGPVFTGRLDGRWPEHLTKMKDFWSSVLLRTGRFKGRPMPAHMQLSEAQSEDFRIWLSIFRPTAQEIFEPEATPLVVEAAERIAQSLWMAMFGSPFDTIPNWINAQEHHPHYAREAS encoded by the coding sequence ATGACCACATCTGACTATATCTTGAACCGTATTCCAGTCCATCCTTCCATTACGGAACAGCAGATCTCGGATCTCGTCGAGCTTTTCTATATGCGGGTGCAGGATGACGAACGATTAGGCCCGGTTTTCACGGGTCGCCTTGATGGGCGCTGGCCGGAGCATCTGACCAAAATGAAAGATTTCTGGTCCTCAGTCTTACTTCGCACTGGACGCTTCAAAGGCAGGCCTATGCCTGCTCACATGCAGTTGTCGGAAGCACAATCGGAAGACTTCCGCATCTGGCTTTCCATCTTCCGTCCAACGGCCCAGGAAATCTTCGAACCTGAAGCCACACCACTCGTCGTGGAGGCCGCTGAACGGATCGCTCAAAGCCTATGGATGGCGATGTTTGGATCCCCTTTTGATACCATTCCAAACTGGATAAACGCACAGGAGCATCACCCTCATTATGCGCGAGAAGCATCCTGA